The following coding sequences lie in one Arachis hypogaea cultivar Tifrunner chromosome 9, arahy.Tifrunner.gnm2.J5K5, whole genome shotgun sequence genomic window:
- the LOC140175249 gene encoding uncharacterized protein, whose amino-acid sequence MDLDIKGGRFTWFGNPRNGVVTRERIDRALVNWEWRVLYQQASLKALSAISSDHCPLVLDVNQVQRIEKTFKFEAFWTDHEECENTVRKGWEMENVQGCAWKGITTRMENCKEELKKWSRRTLKRADKEIHKLKEELKKLQESDLTQEKQEKIQQIKENIAALWKQEEKYWRQRARLKWLKWGDKNTSFFHATTIQRRGRNRIDKLRNDAGSWI is encoded by the coding sequence ATGGATTTAGATATCAAAGGAGGAAGATTCACATGGTTCGGAAATCCGAGGAATGGAGTTGTAACAAGGGAGAGGATAGATAGGGCTTTAGTCAATTGGGAATGGAGAGTCTTGTACCAGCAGGCATCACTCAAAGCTCTGTCGGCTATCAGTTCTGATCATTGCCCATTAGTTTTGGATGTTAATCAAGTTCAAAGGATAGAGAAGACTTTTAAGTTTGAGGCCTTTTGGACTGATCATGAGGAGTGTGAGAATACGGTAAGGAAGGGATGGGAAATGGAAAACGTACAAGGATGCGCCTGGAAAGGAATAACAACAAGAATGGAGAACTGTAAAGAGGAGCTTAAAAAGTGGAGCAGGAGGACGCTAAAACGAGCAGATAAAGAAATCCACAAGTTGAAGGAGGAATTAAAGAAGCTACAAGAGTCAGACCTAACACAAGAGAAGCAGGAGAAAATACAGCAGATAAAAGAGAATATAGCAGCATTAtggaaacaggaagaaaaatattgGAGACAAAGAGCTAGGTTAAAGTGGCTAAAATGGGGAGACAAGAACACATCTTTTTTCCATGCCACAACCATTCAAAGAAGAGGAAGGAACCGAATCGATAAGTTGAGAAATGATGCGGGTTCTTGGATATAG
- the LOC112712583 gene encoding serine carboxypeptidase-like 27 yields MGFYLSYVVLLVLFIFVGVSVSLSSSPIEDQKRDRVTDLPGQPKNVGFAHYSGYVTVNEKSGSALFYWLFEAPASRRPEKRPLVLWLNGGPGCSSIAYGASEEIGPFRIRPDGKSLYLNPYAWNKLANILFLDSPAGVGFSYSNKTTDLYTFGDQRTAEDAYTFLVKWFERFPQYKHREFYIAGESYAGHYVPQLSQIVYERNKGIKNPVINFKGFMVGNAVTDDYHDYVGTFEYWWTHGLVSDSTYRMLRIACDFGSSQHPSVPCMQALKVAVVEQGNIDPYSIYTQPCNDTSSLRRDLGGRYPWMSRAYDPCTERYSDLYFNHPEVQKALHANVTGIPYSWKTCSDIVGNYWTDSPLTMLPIYRELISAGLKIWVYSGDTDSVVPVTATRYSIDALKLPTLTNWYPWYDNGKVGGWSQVYKGLTLVTVRGAGHEVPLHRPRQAFILFRSFLEDKAMPSSS; encoded by the exons ATGGGTTTTTATCTTTCCTATGTTGTTTTGTTGGTCTTGTTCATTTTTGTGGGAGTTTCAGTTTCCTTATCTTCTTCACCAATTGAAGATCAGAAGAGAGATAGGGTCACTGATTTGCCAGGGCAACCCAAGAATGTGGGGTTTGCTCATTATTCTGGCTATGTCACTGTGAATGAGAAGAGTGGGAGTGCATTGTTCTACTGGCTCTTTGAGGCTCCGGCGAGCCGCCGACCGGAGAAGAGACCACTGGTTTTGTGGCTCAATGGTGGCCCTGGATGCTCCTCCATTGCTTATGGTGCATCTGAAGAAATTGGCCCTTTTAGGATTAGGCCTGATGGGAAGTCACTTTACTTGAACCCTTATGCTTGGAACAAAT TGGCAAACATATTGTTCCTTGATTCTCCTGCTGGTGTCGGATTTTCGTACTCGAATAAGACGACGGATCTGTACACATTTGGTGACCAGAGAACAG CTGAAGATGCATATACATTTCTTGTTAAGTGGTTTGAAAGATTTCCTCAGTATAAGCATAGAGAGTTCTACATTGCTGGAGAAAGCTATGCAG GGCACTATGTTCCTCAGTTGTCTCAAATTGTTTATGAGAGAAACAAGGGAATCAAGAATCCAGTGATAAATTTCAAGGGATTTATG GTTGGAAATGCTGTTACTGATGATTATCATGATTATGTTGGAACATTTGAGTATTGGTGGACTCATGGTTTGGTATCGGATTCAACATACAGGATGCTGAGAATTGCTTGTGATTTCGGTTCTTCACAGCATCCATCAGTGCCTTGCATGCAAGCTCTTAAAGTTGCAGTTGTTGAGCAGGGTAACATTGATCCTTATAGCATTTATACGCAGCCTTGTAACGATACGTCCTCACTCAGACGCGACTTGGGGGGTCGCTAT CCGTGGATGTCTCGAGCATACGATCCCTGCACTGAGAGGTATTCCGACTTGTATTTCAATCATCCAGAAGTTCAGAAGGCGCTTCATGCCAATGTAACCGGAATTCCTTATTCATGGAAGACTTGCAG TGATATTGTGGGGAACTATTGGACTGATTCTCCTCTAACTATGCTTCCTATATATCGCGAACTTATTAGTGCTGGTCTCAAGATATGGGTATACAG TGGAGACACTGATTCAGTGGTTCCAGTCACTGCGACTCGATATTCGATCGATGCATTGAAGCTACCAACACTCACCAACTGGTACCCTTGGTATGATAATGGCAAG gtTGGTGGTTGGAGTCAAGTTTACAAAGGACTGACATTAGTAACTGTAAGAGGAGCCGGCCATGAGGTTCCGCTTCATCGGCCGCGCCAAGCCTTCATTCTTTTCAGGTCTTTCTTGGAGGACAAGGCAATGCCATCTTCAAGTTAG
- the LOC112712584 gene encoding tetraspanin-6, which produces MMYRFSNTVIGFLNLLTLLASIPIIGAGLWMARSSTRCANFLQTPLLVIGFIVLVISLAGFIGACFHVACALWIYLVVMLILIAALIGLTMFGFGVTSKGGGVEVPGRVYKEYHLEDYSPWLRQRIKDPRYWNTIKSCIFDSNTCSNVINWTPLDYMQKDMSPIQSGCCKPPTACTYGNNMEEEATRMYNEEEQDPDCYRWNNAPNLLCYECDSCKAGVLEDIRRNWHKLSVLTLVMLVLLIGIYTIGCCAFRNARRAQTDYPYGHNRITKVRPRWDYYWWRWLHDRRERLY; this is translated from the exons ATGATGTATAGGTTCAGCAACACAGTGATTGGTTTCTTGAATTTGTTGACACTGCTAGCATCAATTCCAATAATTGGAGCAGGGTTATGGATGGCAAGGAGCAGCACAAGATGTGCAAATTTTCTACAAACACCACTTCTTGTGATAGGGTTCATAGTGCTGGTGATTTCACTGGCTGGTTTCATTGGTGCATGTTTTCATGTGGCATGTGCACTGTGGATTTATCTGGTGGTGATGTTGATTCTAATAGCAGCACTCATTGGTTTGACTATGTTTGGTTTTGGTGTGACAAGTAAAGGTGGTGGTGTTGAAGTTCCTGGTAGGGTGTATAAAGAGTATCATCTTGAGGATTATTCACCATGGTTGAGACAGAGAATTAAAGATCCTAGATATTGGAATACTATTAAGAGTTGCATTTTTGACTCCAACACTTGTTCTAATGTTATCAATTGGACTCCTTTAGATTACATGCAGAAGGATATGTCACCAATACAG TCTGGATGTTGCAAACCACCAACAGCATGCACTTACGGCAACAACATGGAAGAGGAAGCAACAAGAATGTACAACGAAGAAGAACAAGATCCTGATTGCTACAGGTGGAACAATGCCCCAAACTTGCTGTGCTATGAGTGTGATTCATGCAAAGCTGGTGTTCTTGAAGACATAAGAAGGAACTGGCACAAGCTCTCTGTGCTCACTCTTGTCATGCTTGTCCTTCTCATTGGGATCTACACCATTGGTTGCTGTGCTTTCAGGAATGCAAGGAGGGCTCAGACTGATTATCCCTATGGTCATAACAGGATCACCAAAGTCAGGCCTAGATGGGATTACTATTG